Genomic window (Streptomyces liliiviolaceus):
TCTACGGGCTCGGCTGGAAGGTCGAGGAGGACGGGACGCGCACCATGCCCGGCTACACGGGCACGGTGGACCTCCACTACGCGAAGCCCGTGGAGTAGCGGGGCGGCGGATCCGATGTCCAAGACTTCCCAAGGTCCCGTGCGGCGGGGGCCGTTGGGGTAGAAGGCTGTGGAGAACGGGAACAGCTGCCGCTGGGGGACCTTGTGTCGGTGCGAATCGTCGTCAGGACGTTCAGCGAGCTGTGCATCACGGTCGGCACGGTGATCGTGCTCTTCGTGGTCTACGTGCTGTTCTGGACGGGTGTGAAGGCCGACACCGCGATGGACGACCAGATCGAGCAGCTGCAGGAACAGTGGGCGAAAAGCTCCGCAGCGGCCGAGCCCGGCGGATCGACCACTACGGAGAGCCCGGACAAGGCTCCGGAGAAGCCCGCCGCGTACCAGGACGGGCGGCCGTTCGCCGTCATGTACATCCCCAGGCTTGGTTTCACGTGGAACAAGCCCGTGCTCGAAGGCACGAAGACGAAGACGCTCAAGAAGGGCCTGGGCCACTACGCGAACACCGCGCAGCTCGGGCAGCGGGGCAATTTCGCCGTCGCCGGCCACCGCCGGACGTACGGGGACCCGTTCAAGGACTTCCCCCGGCTGCGCCCCGGGGACCCGGTGGTGCTGACCGACGGCACGTCCTGGTTCACGTACCGCATCGACACCAAGCCCTATCGGACGCTGCCGAGTGACACAGCAGTCATCGACCCCGTCCCGAGGAAGTCCGGGTACACGCGAGAGGGCCGTTATCTGACGCTGACCACGTGCGACCCCGAATGGGGCCACAGCCACCGGTTGATCGTCTGGGCACACCTTGACGAAACCCAGCCCGTGGAGGCTGGGAAACCGGAGGCTCTGCGCCGTTAGTCTGAGTGGGTACGGCGTGAGTCTGGTGCCGTGGTGCGACGGAAGGGACGGCATGTACGGCTTTATCTGGCGGCTTCTGCCGGGGAACACGTGGATCAAGGCACTGCTCTCGATCGTGCTGGTCCTCGCGGTGGTCTACGTGCTCTTCCAGTACGTCTTCCCGTGGGCCGAACCGCTGCTCCCCTTCAACGATGTGACGGTGGACAACCAGTGACCGCGCGGATCCTCGTCGTCGACAACTACGACAGCTTCGTCTACAACCTGGTCCAGTACCTCTACCAGCTCGGCGCCGAGTGCGAGGTGCTGCGCAACGACGAGGTGGCGATGGCGCACGCGCAGGACGGGTTCGACGGCGTGCTGCTGTCGCCCGGACCGGGCACGCCCGAGGAGGCCGGGGTCTGCGTCGACATGGTCCGGCACTGCGCCGCGACCGGGGTCCCCGTCTTCGGGGTCTGCCTCGGGATGCAGTCGATGCAGGTGGCGTACGGCGGGGTGGTGGACCGCGCCCCCGAGCTGCTGCACGGCAAGACCTCGCTCGTCGAGCACGCGGGCCGGGGCGTGTTCGCCGGACTGCCCTCGCCCTTCACCGCCACGCGCTACCACTCGCTGGCCGCCGAGCCGGGGACCGTGCCGGCCGACCTTGAGGTCACGGCCCGTACCCACGACGGGATCATCATGGGTCTCAGACATCGCGAACTCCCGGTCGAGGGAGTGCAGTTCCACCCCGAGTCCGTGCTGACCGAACACGGTCACCGCATGCTGGCCAACTGGCTGGCCGAGTGCGGCGACCAGGGAGCCGTGGCCAGGTCGGCGGGGCTCGCCCCGGTGGTGGGCAGGGTCACGGCGTGACCGCGCTGCGCCCCGAGCGCGACAGTGCCGCCCCGTACGGCGAGGACGCCGGGTACGGGAGCGCTGCGGCGTTCGAGGCGCCGGGTGCCGGCGGCGCCATGCGGGCCGCCGTGGACGGGCTGGCGGACCCGCTCAGCGATCCCCTGCCGGGCCGACGGCAGCCCGCGGCGCCGGAGCAGGGGTGGTACGACCCGCAGACGTACGCACCGGACTGGAGCGTCGGGCAGAACGCCCAGAGCACCTCGACGTACGCGGATCCGGCGGGCCGTGGGCAGGCGGAGCCCGCGCACGGCTATTCGGCACCGGCCGCGCCGCAACAGCCGTACGCGGCACCCCAGGCACACGCGCACACTCAGCAGCCCTACGCGCAGCAGCCCCAGCCCCAGCAGGCGTACGGGCAGGCGCAGTCGGGGTACCCCGGCTACCAGGAGCCGCGGCCGCAGTACGGCGAGGCGTACGCGCCCGCCGCCCCGGTCGCGCCCGCCGCCCAGCCGCTGCCGGACGCCCAGCCCTACACACCGTCGTACGAGCCTTCTCCGTCCGCCGAAGAGACCGTCGCCCTGCGCGTCGCCGACATCGGGTCCATAGCGAGCCGTCAGAAGCCCTCAGCGGCCTCTGAGGGCCCCGTGGCGGCTCCGGGGCCCTCGGGGGCCCCGGGAGGCCGCGCGGCCCGGCGCAAGGCCTCCAGGCGCCACGGACGGCACGGCGGGGCCGACACCGGCGGGATGCACGAGGAGCAGACGGAGGCCGACGCGGCCGACGCGCCCGTCTCGCGCGCGGCGGCCCGGCGCGCGGCGAAGGCGCGCAAGCCCGGGGCGGCCGTGATGGCGAGCCGCGCGATCGGCGAGGTGTTCATCACCACCGGTGTACTGATGCTGCTGTTCGTGACCTACCAGCTGTACTGGACGAACATACGGGCCCACGCGCAGGCCGACAGCGAGGCCAGCAGCCTCCAGGACGACTGGGCGAGCGGCAAGGGCGCTCCGGGCACGTTCGAGCCGGGGCAGGGCTTCGCCCTGCTGCACATCCCCAAGCTCGACGTCGTCGTCCCGATCGCCGAGGGCACCGACAAGAAGCGGGTCCTGGACCGCGGCATGGTGGGCCACTACGCCGAGGACGGCGTGAAGACCGCGATGCCGGACGCCAAGAAGGGCAACTTCGGGCTCGCGGGCCACCGCAACACCCACGGCGAACCGTTCCGCTACATCAACCGTCTCAAGCCGGGCGACGCGATCGTCGTGGAGACGCAGAACAAGTACTTCGTCTACAAGATGGCCTCGATCCTGCCGGTGACGCCACCGAGCAACACGTCTGTCCTGGACGCGGTTCCCAAGGGATCGACCTTCAAGTCGGCGGGCCGCTACATCACTCTCACCACCTGCACCCCGGAATTCACCAGTAAGTACCGGATGATCGTCTGGGGCACGATGGTCGAGGAACGATCGCGCGACAAGGGCAAACCGGACGAACTCGTCGGCTGACCGCGCGGGCACCCTCCTGAACACCTTTCTGAACATCTGAACAGCTCTCTGAGACACCAGACGGGGAAAACGCAGTGGCAGCGACGACCGACCACGAAGAGCACACGGACGCGCCGGCGTCCCCGCCCGCGCCGCGGCGCCGCGGCGGCGGCCCGATCGCGACGGCCGTCAGCGTCCTGGGCGAACTCCTCATCACGGCGGGCCTGGTCCTCGGCCTGTTCGTCGTCTACTCCCTGTGGTGGACGAACGTGATCGCGGACCGCGAGGCCGACAAGCAGGGCGACAAGGTGCGCGACCACTGGGCCGAGGACCGCGGTCCGGTCGGCCTGGACACCAAGGACGGCATCGGCTTCCTGCACGTCCCGGCGATGAAGAACGGCGAGGTGCTGGTCAAGAAGGGCACCGCCACGAAGCTGCTCAACAACGGCATCGCCGGCTACTACACGAACCCCGTCAAGTCCGCGCTCCCGCAGGACGAGAAGGGCAATTTCTCGCTGGCCGCCCACCGTGACGGGCACGGCGCGAAGTTCCACAACATCGACAAGCTCAAGAAGGGCGACGCGATCGTCTTCGAGACCAAGGACGACTGGTACGTCTACAAGGTCTACGCGACGCTTCCGGAGACGTCGAAGTACAACGTCAACGTCCTCGGGGCGGTCCCCAAGGAGTCGGGGAAGGCGAAGGCGGGCCGCTACATCACGCTGACGACCTGCACGCCGGTCTACACGTCCCGCTACCGGTACGTGGTCTGGGGCGAGCTGGACCGCGTGGAGAAGGTCGACGACGAACGGACGCCCCCGGCGGAGCTGCGCTGACGGCTCCCGTAGGAGCCCCCGTACGACGAAGAGGCCCTGGCCCCCCTGTGAGGGGGGCCAGGGCCTCTTCGTGCGGTCGGTGCGGTTGCCGGGCGTCAGCCCGAGCCGCCTCCGAGGAAGCCGCCGCCGTTGCCGCCGCCGTTGTTCCCGCCGCCGGTGTCGACCGTGACGAGGTTGACCTTGTCGCCGGCCTTCACCTCGTTGCCCTGACCGGGGTCGCTGGCGAGGACGATGGCGTTGTCGTCCTGCGATCCGTTGACGTTGCCGAGCTGGAGCTGACTCTGCGAGAGGACCTGCTTCGCCTGCGCGAGGGTCATCTGGGTCACCTTCGGCATGGCGAACTTCTGCGGCTCCTCTTCCTGCTTCTTCTTGCCGATCTGGATGGTGACCGTCGACCCCGGGTCGGCCGGCGAGCCCGCCTGCGGCGAGGTCGCGACGACCTTGCCGACCAGGTTGTCGTCGTCGGTCTCCACCTCTGTGCAGGTACCCGTCAGATCGTTCTGTTCCATCTGGGCCTTGGCCTGGTCACAGCTCTGACCGCCGACGTCGGGAACGGTGGACTGTTCCTTCTCCTTGGCGACGGTGAGCGTGATCGTGGAGCCCTTCTCGACCTCTTCGCCCGAGGACGGGTCCTGGTCGAGGACGGTGCCGGGGTCCTCGCTGGACTCCTTGCTCTCCGTCTTGACCTCGAACTCGTACTTATCGCTCTCAAGCTTCTTGGTCGCGGCGTCCACGGAGTCGTCGATGACGTTGGGAACCGCCACCTTCGGCGCCCCCGTCGACACCGTCAGGGTGATCGTGTCGCCCTTCTTGACCTGGGTCTTCGCGGCCGGGCTCTGGTCGCAGACGCTGCCCTTGACCGTGTTCTCGCACGGCTTGCGGTTGATCGTGAGTTCGAGCTCGCGATTGGTCGCCTGCTGTTTGGCGTCGGCCTCGGTCCGGTTCACGAAGTTCGGCGCGTCGAACGTGTTGTTCCCGCTGCCGCCGTCCCCGGTGAACGCCCACTTGCCGATGAGGATCGCGCCGATCAGCACGAGCACACCGGCGACGACCAGGAGGATCGTCGAGGTGTTGCTCTTCTTCTGCTGGCGGCGCCGGCCGGCCCGGTCGTCGTAGCCGAAGGCCCCGTCGTCCGGGTTCTGCGGAGGCAGCATCGTGGTGTGCTGGCCGTCCGAGGAGCGCAGGGCGGTGGTCGGCTGGTCGTCCGGGTAGCCGCCGTAGCCGACCGAGCCCATGGCGGCGGTGGCCGCGACCGGCTGGCCGTCGAGGCAGGCCTCGATGTCCATCCGCATCTCGTCGGCGGACTGGTAGCGGTAGTCCGGGTCCTTGGTCAGCGCCTTCAGGACGATGGCGTCCATCTCGGGCGTGATCTCGGGGTCGAAGACGCTCGGCGGCTGCGGCTCCTCGCGCACGTGTTGGTACGCGACCGCCACCGGGGAGTCCCCGATGAACGGCGGGCGCACCGTCAGGAGCTCGTACAGCAGACAACCCGCCGAGTACAGGTCGGAGCGGGCGTCGACCGGCTCGCCCTTCGCCTGCTCCGGAGAGAGGTACTGCGCGGTCCCTATGACCGCCGCGGTCTGCGTCATCGTCATACCGGAGTCGCCCATCGCGCGGGCGATGCCGAAGTCCATGACCTTGACCTGGCCGTTGCGCGTCAGCATGACGTTCGCGGGCTTGATGTCGCGGTGCACGATGCCGGCGCGGTGCGAGTACTCAAGGGCCTGGAGGATGCCGATGGTCATCTCCAGGGTGCGCTCGGGCAGCAGCTTGCGCCCGGAGTGCAGCAGTTCGCGCAGCGTGGACCCGTCGACGTACTCCATCACGATGTACGGGATGGAGATGCCCTCGATGTAGTCCTCACCCGTGTCGTACACGGCGACGATCGCGGGATGGTTGAGCGAGGCGGCCGACTGGGCCTCCCGGCGGAACCGGGCCTGGAACGACGGGTCGCGCGCGAGGTCCGCTCGCAGCGTCTTCACCGCTACCGTGCGGCCGAGCCGGGTGTCATGGGCGAGGTGTACCTCCGCCATGCCACCACGGCCGAGCACGTGGCCCAGCTCGTACCGGCCGCCGAGGCGACGCGGCTCTTCCATAGCTACCTACCAGCCTTTTCCGACGGTCCCGACCACACCACGTGTGGTCCGGCGGTGTGCTGTCCGGGCATACCGTACCCGGACCGCCTTGACTGACCTGGCCACAACCGTCACCCGATACAGGACCGGTATCGCAACGTGCACCGATGTGAAGGGGACGTGAGCGGGGTCACTTCTTGCTGTCGATGACTGCCTTCATCACGTCCCTCGCGATCGGAGCGGCGAGACCACCGCCGGAGATGTCGTCACGGTTGGCGCTCTCGTCCTCGACCACCACGGCGACGGCGACCGGAGAGCTGCCGTCGTCGAGCTTCGCGTACGAGATGAACCAGGCGTACGGGTTCTCGCTGTTGTCGACACCGCGCTGGGCGGTACCGGTCTTGCCGCCGACGGTGACGCCGCTCTCGTTGATCTGGGCGTTGGTGCCGGTGCCCTTCTCGACGACCGTCTCCATGATCGACTGAAGGATCTGGGCGTTCTTCTCGGACAGCGGCTCGCTCATCTTCTCCGGGTCGGTCTGCTCGATGACGTCGAGGCTCGGCGCCTGGAGCTT
Coding sequences:
- the pknB gene encoding Stk1 family PASTA domain-containing Ser/Thr kinase; this encodes MEEPRRLGGRYELGHVLGRGGMAEVHLAHDTRLGRTVAVKTLRADLARDPSFQARFRREAQSAASLNHPAIVAVYDTGEDYIEGISIPYIVMEYVDGSTLRELLHSGRKLLPERTLEMTIGILQALEYSHRAGIVHRDIKPANVMLTRNGQVKVMDFGIARAMGDSGMTMTQTAAVIGTAQYLSPEQAKGEPVDARSDLYSAGCLLYELLTVRPPFIGDSPVAVAYQHVREEPQPPSVFDPEITPEMDAIVLKALTKDPDYRYQSADEMRMDIEACLDGQPVAATAAMGSVGYGGYPDDQPTTALRSSDGQHTTMLPPQNPDDGAFGYDDRAGRRRQQKKSNTSTILLVVAGVLVLIGAILIGKWAFTGDGGSGNNTFDAPNFVNRTEADAKQQATNRELELTINRKPCENTVKGSVCDQSPAAKTQVKKGDTITLTVSTGAPKVAVPNVIDDSVDAATKKLESDKYEFEVKTESKESSEDPGTVLDQDPSSGEEVEKGSTITLTVAKEKEQSTVPDVGGQSCDQAKAQMEQNDLTGTCTEVETDDDNLVGKVVATSPQAGSPADPGSTVTIQIGKKKQEEEPQKFAMPKVTQMTLAQAKQVLSQSQLQLGNVNGSQDDNAIVLASDPGQGNEVKAGDKVNLVTVDTGGGNNGGGNGGGFLGGGSG
- a CDS encoding aminodeoxychorismate/anthranilate synthase component II, with the protein product MTARILVVDNYDSFVYNLVQYLYQLGAECEVLRNDEVAMAHAQDGFDGVLLSPGPGTPEEAGVCVDMVRHCAATGVPVFGVCLGMQSMQVAYGGVVDRAPELLHGKTSLVEHAGRGVFAGLPSPFTATRYHSLAAEPGTVPADLEVTARTHDGIIMGLRHRELPVEGVQFHPESVLTEHGHRMLANWLAECGDQGAVARSAGLAPVVGRVTA
- a CDS encoding class E sortase, giving the protein MSVRIVVRTFSELCITVGTVIVLFVVYVLFWTGVKADTAMDDQIEQLQEQWAKSSAAAEPGGSTTTESPDKAPEKPAAYQDGRPFAVMYIPRLGFTWNKPVLEGTKTKTLKKGLGHYANTAQLGQRGNFAVAGHRRTYGDPFKDFPRLRPGDPVVLTDGTSWFTYRIDTKPYRTLPSDTAVIDPVPRKSGYTREGRYLTLTTCDPEWGHSHRLIVWAHLDETQPVEAGKPEALRR
- a CDS encoding class E sortase, encoding MAATTDHEEHTDAPASPPAPRRRGGGPIATAVSVLGELLITAGLVLGLFVVYSLWWTNVIADREADKQGDKVRDHWAEDRGPVGLDTKDGIGFLHVPAMKNGEVLVKKGTATKLLNNGIAGYYTNPVKSALPQDEKGNFSLAAHRDGHGAKFHNIDKLKKGDAIVFETKDDWYVYKVYATLPETSKYNVNVLGAVPKESGKAKAGRYITLTTCTPVYTSRYRYVVWGELDRVEKVDDERTPPAELR
- a CDS encoding class E sortase; translation: MTALRPERDSAAPYGEDAGYGSAAAFEAPGAGGAMRAAVDGLADPLSDPLPGRRQPAAPEQGWYDPQTYAPDWSVGQNAQSTSTYADPAGRGQAEPAHGYSAPAAPQQPYAAPQAHAHTQQPYAQQPQPQQAYGQAQSGYPGYQEPRPQYGEAYAPAAPVAPAAQPLPDAQPYTPSYEPSPSAEETVALRVADIGSIASRQKPSAASEGPVAAPGPSGAPGGRAARRKASRRHGRHGGADTGGMHEEQTEADAADAPVSRAAARRAAKARKPGAAVMASRAIGEVFITTGVLMLLFVTYQLYWTNIRAHAQADSEASSLQDDWASGKGAPGTFEPGQGFALLHIPKLDVVVPIAEGTDKKRVLDRGMVGHYAEDGVKTAMPDAKKGNFGLAGHRNTHGEPFRYINRLKPGDAIVVETQNKYFVYKMASILPVTPPSNTSVLDAVPKGSTFKSAGRYITLTTCTPEFTSKYRMIVWGTMVEERSRDKGKPDELVG